The following coding sequences are from one Oncorhynchus kisutch isolate 150728-3 linkage group LG23, Okis_V2, whole genome shotgun sequence window:
- the LOC109868545 gene encoding dnaJ homolog subfamily B member 5-like: MVLIWTQFGVKTKNVKCKVRVMNRNDSSGSSSGENQKDQEVPVMSIKPMGKDFYKVLGVETDSNEDEIKKGYRKMALKFHPDKNSAADAADKFKEIAEAYEILTDPKKRVIYDQFGEEGLKNGGGVSMAGKENNTHQYSYHGDAHATFSSFFQGSDHFDIFFGPDGEEELFNPFSRFTFSHVGGYHSNYGPTGEKLRRGRRRLQGMAVVHELLVTLEEVFLGCTKHMKITRRRLNPDGRSLRTEDKVLNVVVKKGWKEGTKITFPREGDETPNNIPADVAFVLKDKKHPHYKRDGSHIVYTAKITLKEALCGCTVNVPTLDNRTMPLPCSDVIKPGGIRRLRGEGLPHAKTPSTRGDLVVEFQVAFPDRIPPQSKEIIKHSLAGC; this comes from the exons ATGGTTCTGATCTGGACACAGTTTGGAGTGAAAACCAAAAATGTCAAGTGCAAGGTCCGCGTTATGAACAGGAATGACAGCTCGGGCTCTTCGTCAGGG GAGAACCAAAAGGACCAAGAGGTGCCTGTTATGTCCATCAAGCCTATGGGGAAGGATTTCTACAAGGTCCTGGGCGTGGAGACAGACTCCAACGAAGATGAGATCAAGAAGGGATACAGGAAGATGGCCCTAAAGTTTCACCCCGACAAAAATAGCGCCGCTGACGCCGCAGACAAGTTCAAGGAGATCGCAGAAGCTTACGAGATTCTGACCGACCCCAAGAAGAGAGTCATCTATGATCAGTTTGGAGAAGAAG GTCTTAAGAACGGAGGCGGAGTGTCCATGGCAGGCAAGGAGAACAACACCCATCAGTACAGTTACCACGGTGACGCCCATGCCACATTCTCCTCCTTCTTCCAAGGCTCTGACCACTTCGACATCTTCTTCGGGCCCGACGGCGAGGAGGAGCTCTTCAACCCCTTCAGCCGCTTCACCTTCAGCCACGTCGGTGGTTACCACAGTAACTATGGCCCCACTGGCGAGAAGCTTCGGCGCGGACGTCGGCGTCTGCAAGGCATGGCCGTGGTGCACGAACTCCTGGTGACCCTGGAAGAGGTGTTCCTTGGCTGCACCAAGCACATGAAGATCACTCGGCGCCGTCTCAACCCGGACGGCCGCAGCCTGCGCACCGAGGACAAGGTCCTGAACGTGGTGGTAAAGAAGGGGTGGAAGGAAGGTACCAAGATCACCTTCCCCAGAGAGGGCGACGAGACGCCCAACAACATACCCGCCGACGTGGCCTTCGTTCTCAAGGACAAGAAACACCCCCACTACAAGAGGGATGGGTCCCACATTGTGTATACAGCCAAGATCACCCTCAAAGAA GCTCTATGTGGATGCACAGTCAACGTCCCCACCCTAGACAACAGGACGATGCCGCTGCCGTGCAGTGATGTCATCAAGCCCGGCGGCATCCGGCGGCTGAGGGGCGAGGGCCTGCCTCACGCCAAGACCCCCTCCACACGTGGCGACCTGGTGGTGGAATTCCAGGTCGCCTTCCCTGACAGGATCCCTCCCCAGTCCAAAGAGATCATCAAACACAGCCTTGCTGGGTGCTAA